One Gloeothece verrucosa PCC 7822 DNA window includes the following coding sequences:
- a CDS encoding calcium-binding protein has protein sequence MSTIMGTPFNDILIGTGDPDFLYGLAGDDSIDGDSGNDTLNGGGGNDFLEGGAGINSADYSDAAAAVTVDLDAGSAAGGAGHDTLSNIQIVIGSAFNDSLYADLSVNNNTLVGGAGDDRLDLGYYNSSNNQLQGGVGNDTLIADCTYGNNDLDGGEGNDLLTADQVLNSNTLRGGSGDDTLIANAGAINRPPRPGYGNNYLDGGDGNDRLMVGESFGGRGIATLIGGAGDDTLITASGNDILDGGTGFDIVDYSQGAYITLNMAVTVTNVEKVIGSHYDDIILGSADNDTILGSSSSYVPKGGIWNPPPSDDDSIDGGSGDDSLDGRYGNDTLIGGIGNDVLLGNAGDDILKGGVGDDTLNGGAGNDTVDYSDATDVVAVNLKTGLATGGAGNDSLSSIEAVIGSKFDDSLYGGNGDNTLNGGAGNDTLRGGLGNDYLDGERGHNTADYSDATAGVYVDLSFGWVSGGAGDDFLYNIQAVIGSKFNDTIYNDGLLDNTLIGGAGNDILDASYNWALVPPNNLLQGEAGNDTLIGGAGNDTLDGGVGTDTVSYAYVAAAVNVNLSTGTATGGDGTDSLWAIEGVIGSSFNDSLTGSMGNDTLNGGLGDDSLDGGAGTDIASYVDATAAVNVNLSTGTATGGDGTDSLWAIEGVIGSSFNDTLTGSTGNDLLLGGLGNDSLNGGAGKDTLTGGEGDDLLIGGLGNDKLTGGTGADQFIFNSASEGIDTLSDFTVSQGDKIVVSAAGFGGSLIAGVPISATQWVLGTTATINGSQFFYDSSTGRLLFDLDGTGIKAATQIAILSTKPLIDSNSIVVV, from the coding sequence ATGTCCACTATTATGGGAACCCCTTTCAATGACATCCTTATCGGCACTGGAGACCCTGACTTCCTCTATGGTCTTGCCGGAGATGACTCTATAGATGGGGATAGCGGCAACGACACCCTCAATGGCGGAGGGGGTAATGACTTCTTAGAAGGGGGGGCAGGCATTAACAGCGCAGACTATTCTGATGCGGCGGCGGCGGTGACAGTGGATTTAGATGCAGGTTCAGCCGCAGGTGGGGCAGGCCATGACACGCTCTCGAACATTCAAATCGTTATCGGTTCAGCCTTTAATGATAGCCTTTACGCTGACTTATCGGTGAATAACAACACCTTGGTAGGGGGTGCAGGGGATGACCGTTTAGATTTGGGCTATTACAATTCATCGAATAACCAGCTACAGGGTGGGGTAGGAAATGACACCCTCATTGCTGATTGCACTTACGGTAATAATGACCTCGATGGTGGTGAGGGAAACGACCTACTAACAGCCGACCAAGTTTTAAATAGCAATACTTTGAGGGGAGGTTCTGGAGATGATACCCTGATAGCCAATGCGGGGGCAATCAACCGGCCACCTCGCCCCGGTTATGGTAATAACTATCTCGATGGCGGGGATGGCAATGACCGGCTGATGGTGGGCGAAAGCTTTGGAGGGCGGGGAATTGCTACCTTAATTGGCGGTGCCGGCGACGACACCCTGATCACTGCATCCGGCAACGACATCCTCGATGGGGGGACAGGTTTTGATATTGTTGATTATTCTCAAGGTGCTTATATAACCCTCAACATGGCCGTTACTGTTACAAATGTCGAGAAAGTGATCGGTTCACACTACGATGACATCATCCTAGGCAGTGCAGATAATGACACCATCCTAGGCAGTAGTTCTAGCTATGTCCCCAAGGGGGGAATCTGGAATCCGCCACCCTCGGATGATGATAGTATCGATGGAGGGTCCGGCGACGACTCTCTCGATGGTCGTTATGGAAATGACACTCTTATAGGCGGTATCGGTAATGATGTGCTGCTTGGGAATGCCGGAGATGACATTCTCAAGGGTGGCGTGGGTGATGATACCCTCAATGGCGGCGCGGGCAATGATACGGTTGACTACTCTGATGCAACGGATGTAGTAGCTGTTAATTTAAAAACTGGTTTGGCTACAGGGGGGGCAGGTAATGATAGTCTCTCCAGTATTGAGGCAGTGATCGGTTCTAAGTTTGATGATAGCCTTTATGGTGGGAATGGCGATAATACCTTAAATGGGGGTGCAGGTAATGACACTCTAAGAGGCGGCTTGGGAAATGACTATCTCGATGGGGAGAGAGGGCATAATACGGCTGACTACTCGGATGCAACGGCAGGGGTATATGTTGACTTAAGTTTCGGTTGGGTTTCCGGAGGTGCAGGAGATGATTTTCTCTACAATATTCAGGCTGTTATCGGTTCTAAATTTAATGACACTATTTATAATGACGGACTGTTGGATAACACTCTGATAGGCGGCGCGGGTAACGATATCTTGGATGCCAGCTATAACTGGGCTTTAGTTCCTCCTAATAACCTTCTTCAAGGTGAGGCGGGTAACGACACCCTCATCGGTGGGGCGGGCAATGATACTCTTGATGGTGGAGTCGGTACTGATACGGTGAGTTATGCTTATGTGGCGGCGGCGGTGAATGTTAATCTGAGTACGGGAACTGCTACAGGGGGAGACGGTACTGATAGCCTTTGGGCCATTGAAGGGGTCATCGGTTCTAGTTTTAATGATAGCCTCACGGGTAGCATGGGTAACGATACTCTAAACGGCGGCTTGGGGGATGACAGCTTAGATGGTGGCGCGGGAACTGACATAGCTAGTTATGTGGACGCGACGGCGGCGGTGAATGTTAACCTGAGTACGGGAACCGCTACAGGGGGAGACGGTACTGATAGCCTTTGGGCCATTGAAGGGGTTATCGGTTCTAGTTTTAATGATACTCTTACGGGCAGCACGGGAAATGATCTTCTATTGGGTGGGTTAGGTAATGACAGTCTCAATGGAGGCGCGGGAAAGGATACGCTGACGGGTGGCGAAGGGGATGATCTTTTAATAGGTGGCCTCGGCAATGATAAGCTGACGGGTGGCACGGGTGCAGACCAATTTATATTTAATAGTGCTAGTGAGGGCATCGATACCCTTAGCGATTTTACTGTTAGTCAGGGTGATAAAATTGTGGTTTCTGCGGCTGGTTTTGGGGGCAGTTTGATAGCTGGTGTACCCATTAGCGCGACGCAATGGGTTCTAGGAACAACCGCGACTATTAACGGCAGTCAATTTTTTTATGATAGTAGCACTGGGCGTTTATTGTTTGACCTAGATGGGACAGGGATAAAAGCCGC
- a CDS encoding fasciclin domain-containing protein — MPDIVDIAVSNENFQTLVAAVSAANLVDTLKSPGPFTVFAPTDAAFAKLPPGTITTLLQNIPQLTRILCYHVVPGKLFKADLEKVSEVTSVEGSLISVDCSNGDFEVKNASVVLADIEADNGVIHVIDNVILMGKK; from the coding sequence ATGCCGGATATTGTTGATATTGCTGTTAGTAATGAAAATTTCCAAACCCTAGTAGCCGCCGTCAGTGCCGCTAACTTAGTTGATACTTTAAAAAGTCCAGGGCCTTTTACGGTTTTTGCTCCTACTGATGCGGCTTTTGCTAAACTCCCCCCAGGAACCATTACCACTCTTTTACAAAATATCCCTCAGTTAACCCGCATTCTTTGTTATCATGTTGTGCCCGGAAAACTCTTTAAAGCCGATTTAGAAAAAGTTTCGGAAGTGACTTCTGTTGAAGGTTCACTCATTTCTGTAGATTGTTCTAATGGTGATTTTGAAGTCAAAAATGCTTCAGTGGTTCTCGCAGATATTGAAGCCGATAATGGCGTTATTCATGTCATCGATAATGTCATCTTAATGGGTAAAAAGTAG
- a CDS encoding CO2 hydration protein has translation MVETPIKLTNTTTPIIPPSNHEFADIIHRLEAGGSMLPDTPENLMQIIGIYKAYAVPMDFYWRDLLYIAERVFLEPLPFFKYFLPQEYLDLHNHYAGDDADLRIWRGVATAHPELLEFMEKGKTFKAPKLFHHLWHDRINMEFAEACMRAMLWHGRDMGWGKFDAYLDSDEYKANADRAIKAYFKNNPLMLGLYKLFPDMFLEQVRQLSYYSNLGLFWEVMAPVFFEMSDIYDEGGFKGVPDAMNFIVNGIFAIAGRPIYHHVYIGDECYEIIPKSKGFTWLYEAALPYVEAVFYRTAPFRGTKSYNAQAKQVPEDQKDFHYGILYADVFPVGTAGIPPTLLMDDMYHFLPDYLKEYYAKHCRGEDDVLIQLGITFQRSMYNVTSAVIQALRQALLYPLDDTNPKHLMKNRQFFEAQMDRFKRPEARLRDVQNPDYR, from the coding sequence ATGGTAGAAACACCTATCAAGCTGACTAACACAACCACTCCCATCATTCCCCCATCAAACCACGAATTCGCCGATATCATTCATCGTTTAGAAGCCGGCGGTTCAATGCTACCTGATACCCCAGAAAATTTAATGCAAATTATCGGCATATACAAAGCTTACGCCGTGCCGATGGATTTTTACTGGCGGGACTTATTATATATAGCTGAACGAGTCTTTTTAGAACCCCTGCCCTTTTTTAAATATTTTCTTCCTCAAGAATATTTAGACTTACATAATCATTATGCCGGGGATGATGCAGACTTAAGAATCTGGCGAGGAGTAGCCACTGCCCATCCTGAATTATTAGAATTCATGGAAAAGGGTAAAACCTTCAAAGCGCCCAAATTATTCCATCATCTTTGGCATGATAGAATTAACATGGAATTTGCTGAAGCTTGTATGCGGGCGATGCTTTGGCATGGTCGAGATATGGGATGGGGAAAATTTGATGCTTATCTCGACAGCGATGAATATAAAGCTAATGCAGACCGGGCTATTAAAGCCTATTTTAAAAACAATCCTTTGATGTTGGGATTATATAAACTCTTCCCGGATATGTTTTTAGAACAGGTCAGACAATTATCTTATTATTCTAACCTGGGTCTATTCTGGGAAGTGATGGCCCCTGTGTTTTTTGAGATGTCAGATATTTATGATGAAGGGGGTTTTAAAGGGGTTCCGGATGCGATGAATTTCATTGTTAATGGAATTTTCGCGATTGCTGGACGGCCGATTTATCATCATGTTTATATTGGGGATGAATGTTATGAGATTATCCCCAAATCTAAAGGCTTTACTTGGTTATATGAGGCGGCGTTGCCCTATGTAGAAGCAGTCTTTTATCGCACTGCACCTTTCCGAGGTACGAAGTCTTATAATGCCCAAGCTAAACAAGTGCCGGAAGATCAAAAAGACTTTCATTATGGCATTTTATACGCCGATGTTTTCCCAGTAGGAACGGCTGGTATTCCTCCTACATTATTAATGGATGATATGTATCATTTCCTGCCTGATTATTTGAAGGAATATTATGCTAAACACTGCCGGGGTGAGGATGATGTGTTAATTCAATTAGGGATTACTTTCCAACGCTCGATGTATAATGTAACTTCGGCAGTTATTCAGGCTTTACGGCAGGCTTTGCTGTATCCCTTAGATGATACAAACCCTAAACATTTAATGAAAAATCGCCAGTTTTTTGAGGCACAAATGGACCGCTTTAAGCGCCCTGAAGCCCGTTTAAGGGATGTTCAAAACCCAGATTATCGTTAA
- a CDS encoding NADH-quinone oxidoreductase subunit M, with the protein MLSTLLWLPLVGAAIVGFIPGNLEGAKLRQITSIFALIIFGWSIWLLTQFDLSVTGLQFQEYLPWLPKIGLSYSLGIDGISLPLIVLNTLLTGIAIYSIGEKLERSRLYYALILIINAGISGALMAQNLLLFIIFYELELIPFYLMIAIWGGEKRGYASIKFLLYTAISGLLVLAAFLGITFLSGGTSFDYVAVHPENFGLNTQLILLTLILVGFGIKIPLVPLHTWLPDAYTEASPATAILLGGILAKLGTYGLIRFGLQLFPETWAIISPGLAIIGTISVIYGALSAIAQKDIKRMVAYSSIGHMGYILVAAAAGTDLSILGSVAQMISHGLILALLFHLVGIVERKVGTRDLDILNGLMNPIRGLPLTSALLITAGMASAGIPGLVGFAAEFMVFQGSFSSFPIPTLLCIIASGLTAVYFVILLNRTCFGKLDNKHAYYPKALPTETIPALVLTAIILFLGIQPNWLVRWIEPTTDLLARSNITSPKIEQIAIK; encoded by the coding sequence ATGCTAAGTACATTACTTTGGTTACCGCTTGTCGGGGCGGCAATAGTTGGATTTATCCCAGGTAACTTAGAGGGCGCAAAACTTCGTCAAATCACCTCAATTTTCGCCCTAATAATTTTCGGTTGGTCAATCTGGTTATTAACTCAATTCGATCTGAGTGTAACGGGATTACAATTTCAAGAATACTTACCTTGGCTGCCTAAAATTGGTTTAAGTTACAGTTTAGGAATTGATGGGATATCTCTGCCCCTAATCGTTTTAAATACACTCTTAACCGGAATTGCCATTTACAGCATCGGAGAAAAGCTAGAACGTTCCCGCTTATATTACGCGCTCATTCTCATCATTAATGCGGGCATTAGTGGCGCGTTAATGGCCCAAAATCTCCTGCTGTTTATAATTTTTTATGAATTAGAATTGATTCCCTTTTACCTCATGATTGCCATCTGGGGAGGGGAAAAACGCGGCTACGCTTCGATTAAATTCCTCCTCTACACAGCTATTTCAGGGCTATTAGTTTTAGCCGCCTTTTTAGGGATCACTTTTTTAAGTGGCGGAACCAGCTTTGATTATGTTGCCGTTCATCCAGAAAATTTTGGTTTAAATACGCAATTAATCCTCTTAACCCTGATTCTTGTCGGTTTTGGCATTAAAATCCCCCTGGTACCTCTCCATACTTGGTTACCCGACGCTTATACAGAAGCCTCTCCCGCTACAGCGATCTTACTCGGAGGAATTCTGGCGAAATTAGGAACTTATGGATTAATTCGCTTTGGTTTGCAACTATTCCCAGAAACTTGGGCCATCATTAGCCCAGGTTTAGCCATCATCGGAACCATTAGCGTGATTTATGGGGCATTGAGTGCAATTGCCCAAAAAGATATTAAACGAATGGTTGCTTATAGTTCTATCGGGCACATGGGCTATATCCTCGTTGCGGCGGCGGCGGGAACAGATTTAAGCATCCTCGGAAGCGTCGCCCAAATGATTTCTCACGGGTTAATTCTCGCCCTTCTCTTCCATCTCGTCGGTATTGTAGAACGTAAAGTCGGCACCAGAGATTTAGATATTCTCAACGGGTTAATGAACCCTATCCGAGGCTTACCCCTCACCAGCGCCTTATTAATTACCGCCGGCATGGCAAGTGCAGGAATTCCGGGGTTAGTCGGGTTTGCGGCTGAATTCATGGTTTTTCAAGGCAGTTTTTCCTCCTTTCCCATTCCTACGCTACTTTGTATCATTGCCTCGGGTTTAACCGCCGTTTATTTTGTCATCCTACTGAACCGCACTTGTTTCGGAAAATTGGATAACAAACACGCTTACTACCCCAAAGCTTTACCCACAGAAACCATCCCGGCTTTAGTGCTAACCGCTATCATCCTCTTCTTAGGCATTCAACCTAACTGGTTAGTGCGTTGGATAGAACCCACTACAGACCTATTAGCGAGGAGTAATATTACCTCTCCCAAAATAGAACAAATCGCCATAAAATAA
- a CDS encoding carbonic anhydrase — MDNNKPLMNLSRRNAIKYGGGFLGTGLLAAALGSNLNSPEPVVAQSEVNSEQALAQLMAGNKRFVAGKSKYPNQNLTRLQQVALGQKPFAAVLSCADSRVPVEIIFDQGFGDIFVVRDAGNIATDEEIGSLEFGTLVLGAKVLLVIGHEACGAVVSTLKGAEVPGSISSIIEAIEPAVATYKGQQDNKQAVRQAVEANVRYQVKTLEKSPVLSKLIQEGKLKIVGAYYSLSTREITLVS; from the coding sequence ATGGACAATAATAAACCTTTAATGAATTTATCTCGTCGTAATGCCATTAAATATGGAGGAGGTTTTCTCGGTACTGGACTTTTAGCGGCTGCCCTTGGCTCAAATTTAAATTCTCCGGAACCAGTTGTTGCTCAAAGTGAAGTAAATTCCGAGCAAGCCTTAGCTCAATTAATGGCAGGCAATAAACGTTTTGTCGCTGGTAAAAGCAAATATCCTAATCAAAATTTAACTCGTTTACAACAAGTTGCTCTAGGACAAAAACCTTTTGCGGCTGTTCTCAGTTGTGCTGATTCAAGAGTGCCGGTTGAGATCATTTTTGATCAAGGATTTGGCGATATATTTGTGGTCAGAGATGCCGGAAATATTGCTACTGATGAAGAAATCGGCAGTCTTGAATTTGGCACTTTAGTTTTAGGAGCAAAAGTCTTACTGGTCATTGGCCATGAAGCTTGTGGGGCAGTTGTTTCTACTTTAAAAGGCGCTGAAGTGCCCGGGAGTATTAGCAGTATTATAGAAGCAATTGAACCAGCAGTCGCCACTTATAAAGGTCAACAAGATAACAAACAAGCCGTCAGACAAGCGGTGGAAGCTAATGTCAGATATCAAGTCAAAACTCTAGAAAAATCTCCTGTATTATCCAAATTAATTCAGGAAGGAAAATTAAAAATAGTTGGGGCTTATTACAGTCTCAGTACCAGAGAAATAACGCTTGTCAGTTAA